The Gemmatimonadota bacterium genome has a segment encoding these proteins:
- a CDS encoding M20/M25/M40 family metallo-hydrolase: protein MTSRLKLLALSLCLLATTAMTGNAPQIDWAMVARIREEGLQHSQVMEFEGYIVDVLGARLTLSEDMKRAQGWLKGELSRIGLVNVAAEPFMDFGVTWDNEYTSVHMLEPDYTPMVGYPISHTPGTEGKVVAQAVIVDLVGRADLEKYRGTLKGKAVLVTPPAAIDLVAMTNGVPRRSEEDLRKMEETVIVPPRAVAARSVRNPDLLTAEEKLVFYKSEGVAAVLQCESGWLGACRGYASPIARRMNWSREGILAAPPMIAITPEHYNRMYRILKRDIPVKVELEVRNRIGDKVEQAMNIVGEIPGSDLKDEVVMIGAHFDSWHASPNASDNASGVAVALEAMRILKKLGAKPRRTIRVALWAGEEQGLFGSRAYVKQHFGTAAAPTPAYEKLSAYFNQDYGSGQYRGIALQGNEAARELLTAWMTPFKDFGMTTVTNQSLGSTDHVAFDDIGLPGFQFLQDPTPGQGGHSNLDFLDTIQPNDLMKNAVVMASYAWHAAMADARVPRKSVRQ, encoded by the coding sequence ATGACATCACGGCTCAAGCTCCTCGCGCTCTCGCTCTGCCTGCTCGCTACCACGGCGATGACGGGCAATGCACCGCAGATCGACTGGGCGATGGTGGCCCGGATCCGCGAGGAAGGGTTGCAGCACTCCCAGGTGATGGAGTTCGAGGGGTACATCGTCGATGTGCTCGGCGCCCGACTGACACTCTCCGAAGACATGAAGCGAGCCCAGGGATGGCTCAAGGGCGAACTCAGCCGCATCGGCCTCGTGAATGTGGCGGCCGAACCGTTCATGGATTTCGGAGTCACCTGGGACAACGAGTACACCTCGGTTCACATGCTCGAGCCGGACTATACGCCGATGGTCGGCTATCCGATCTCGCACACGCCGGGCACCGAGGGGAAGGTGGTGGCGCAGGCGGTGATCGTGGATCTCGTCGGCCGGGCCGACCTCGAGAAGTATCGCGGGACACTCAAGGGAAAGGCGGTGCTCGTCACGCCACCAGCCGCCATCGACCTGGTCGCGATGACCAACGGCGTGCCACGGCGGAGTGAAGAAGATCTCCGGAAAATGGAAGAGACCGTCATCGTGCCGCCGCGAGCCGTCGCGGCACGGAGCGTTCGCAATCCCGATCTGCTCACGGCCGAGGAGAAGCTCGTCTTCTACAAGTCGGAAGGGGTGGCGGCCGTACTGCAGTGCGAGAGTGGCTGGCTTGGCGCCTGCCGCGGCTATGCCTCTCCCATTGCCCGACGGATGAATTGGTCACGCGAGGGGATTCTTGCGGCTCCGCCAATGATTGCCATCACACCCGAGCACTACAACCGGATGTACCGGATACTCAAGCGGGACATTCCGGTGAAGGTCGAACTCGAAGTCCGCAACCGGATCGGCGACAAGGTCGAGCAGGCGATGAATATCGTGGGCGAAATCCCGGGCAGCGACCTCAAGGATGAGGTCGTGATGATCGGCGCCCACTTCGACAGCTGGCACGCGTCACCCAACGCGAGCGACAACGCATCGGGCGTCGCAGTGGCGCTCGAGGCGATGCGCATTCTCAAGAAGCTTGGCGCCAAGCCGCGGCGGACGATTCGGGTGGCGCTCTGGGCCGGTGAAGAACAGGGGCTCTTCGGTTCGCGCGCATATGTGAAGCAGCACTTCGGCACCGCGGCGGCCCCGACGCCGGCCTACGAAAAGCTCTCGGCGTATTTCAATCAGGACTATGGCTCGGGGCAGTATCGCGGCATTGCGTTGCAGGGGAACGAAGCTGCGCGCGAGTTGCTGACCGCGTGGATGACGCCATTCAAGGATTTCGGGATGACCACGGTCACCAACCAGAGCCTGGGCAGCACCGATCACGTCGCCTTCGACGACATCGGCCTCCCTGGATTCCAGTTCCTGCAAGATCCGACTCCCGGCCAGGGCGGGCACTCCAATCTCGACTTCCTCGACACCATCCAGCCCAACGACCTGATGAAGAATGCGGTGGTGATGGCGTCATACGCGTGGCACGCCGCGATGGCCGATGCGCGGGTACCGCGGAAGAGCGTGCGTCAGTAG
- a CDS encoding GNAT family N-acetyltransferase translates to MDLRIATLADIPELIRVINAAYRAEDFFINGDRTNAADLSARIEGTTGDFLVLDDPLHAELLLGAVYVELRKTRGYFGMLSVDPARQGEGIARVLVEGSERYCAANGCDAMEIDVVNLREELPAFYSRFGYTVGGNLPFPDPGKLSRPAHLVRWTKELGNAP, encoded by the coding sequence ATGGATCTCAGGATTGCGACGCTCGCTGACATTCCGGAACTCATCCGTGTCATCAACGCGGCCTATCGGGCCGAAGACTTCTTCATCAATGGCGATCGCACCAACGCCGCCGACCTGAGTGCACGCATCGAGGGGACGACCGGTGACTTTCTGGTGCTCGATGATCCGCTGCACGCCGAGCTGTTGCTGGGCGCGGTGTATGTCGAGTTGCGCAAAACGCGGGGATACTTCGGCATGCTCTCGGTCGATCCCGCGCGGCAGGGGGAGGGGATCGCCCGTGTGCTGGTGGAGGGGAGCGAGCGGTACTGCGCAGCCAACGGTTGCGACGCGATGGAAATCGATGTCGTCAACCTGCGCGAGGAACTGCCGGCGTTCTATTCGCGCTTTGGCTACACCGTGGGCGGCAACCTGCCGTTTCCCGATCCGGGGAAGCTGAGCCGTCCGGCGCACCTGGTGCGGTGGACCAAGGAGTTGGGAAACGCTCCTTGA
- a CDS encoding YaiI/YqxD family protein, translating into MKIWIDADAAPRDVKELIFRASKRLDLPVVMVANSHLRPPLGYPLVTTVWVDGGADVADAHIAAEAASGDLAVTQDIPLAALLVPKGVVVLDPRGDEHTLETIGERLSIRDFMEQARSNGVVTGGPAPYDARAKQAFAGALDRALTRLLRNRG; encoded by the coding sequence GTGAAGATCTGGATCGACGCCGATGCGGCGCCGCGCGATGTGAAGGAGTTGATCTTCCGCGCGTCGAAGCGGCTCGACCTTCCGGTCGTGATGGTCGCCAACAGCCATCTCCGCCCACCGCTGGGCTATCCGCTGGTCACGACGGTCTGGGTGGATGGCGGCGCCGATGTCGCAGATGCGCATATCGCAGCAGAAGCGGCCTCAGGCGATCTCGCAGTGACGCAGGACATTCCGCTCGCGGCCCTGCTGGTGCCCAAGGGCGTCGTCGTGCTGGACCCCCGAGGCGATGAGCACACCCTGGAAACGATCGGGGAACGTCTTTCGATTCGCGATTTCATGGAGCAGGCGCGCAGCAACGGTGTGGTCACCGGCGGCCCTGCTCCCTATGACGCCCGTGCCAAGCAGGCATTTGCCGGAGCACTCGACCGGGCGCTGACACGACTGCTCAGGAACAGGGGTTAA
- a CDS encoding hemerythrin family protein, with product MKWREDYATGITKIDDQHKMIFKMAEDYREALDEVQGARLYPEFLESLDLYAQGHFGFEEGCMLRYQCPAGRRNIAAHQEFVTALDGFRQGYARDGFSEVVAYELVNTIDLWLAEHICGIDVQLKRFVDQG from the coding sequence GTGAAGTGGCGTGAAGACTACGCGACTGGCATCACCAAAATCGACGACCAGCACAAGATGATCTTCAAGATGGCCGAAGACTATCGCGAGGCGCTGGACGAAGTGCAGGGCGCCAGGCTCTATCCTGAATTCCTCGAATCACTCGATCTGTATGCCCAGGGACACTTCGGCTTCGAGGAAGGGTGCATGCTGCGGTACCAGTGTCCGGCCGGCCGCCGAAATATCGCGGCGCACCAGGAGTTTGTGACCGCACTGGATGGCTTCCGTCAGGGCTACGCACGCGACGGCTTCAGCGAGGTCGTCGCGTATGAGCTGGTGAACACCATTGACCTCTGGCTCGCCGAGCATATTTGCGGCATCGATGTGCAGCTCAAGCGATTCGTGGACCAAGGGTGA